In Bdellovibrio sp. GT3, one genomic interval encodes:
- a CDS encoding DUF2817 domain-containing protein: protein MQQRIFHLTSWAKTALGTSIELYKKSHSSGDTSHGFSERPILFIGGVHGDEPEGVRLAQELLQWLQENEKTQSANIRPWILIPNINPDGSAQNQRTNGSGVDLNRNFPSSDWSPEAKAPRYYPGPSPGSEPEVQALVKLIEDEKPHLIVHFHSWEPCVVYTGEPGKKAAEILATGTGYEHREDIGYPTPGSLGQFGWIDKKTPVVCIEEQSGVDLNLVWPHFKAGLQMLLTGKGF from the coding sequence ATGCAACAAAGAATTTTTCACCTAACTTCTTGGGCTAAGACCGCTTTGGGAACAAGTATCGAGCTGTATAAAAAATCACACAGCTCCGGTGATACATCCCACGGCTTTTCTGAACGCCCCATCCTTTTCATCGGCGGCGTTCATGGCGATGAGCCCGAAGGCGTGCGCCTGGCGCAAGAACTGCTTCAATGGCTCCAAGAAAATGAAAAAACCCAAAGTGCCAACATTCGTCCGTGGATCCTGATTCCCAATATAAACCCGGATGGATCGGCTCAAAACCAACGAACCAACGGCTCTGGCGTGGACCTGAATCGCAACTTTCCAAGCAGCGATTGGAGCCCCGAAGCCAAAGCTCCCAGATACTATCCCGGCCCTTCGCCCGGAAGCGAGCCTGAAGTACAGGCTTTGGTAAAACTCATTGAGGACGAAAAGCCACATCTCATAGTACACTTCCATTCATGGGAGCCTTGCGTTGTTTATACCGGCGAACCCGGAAAAAAAGCTGCCGAGATCCTGGCAACAGGTACTGGGTACGAACACCGGGAAGATATCGGCTATCCCACTCCAGGCAGTTTGGGACAGTTTGGCTGGATCGATAAAAAAACTCCGGTTGTCTGCATTGAAGAGCAAAGCGGAGTGGATCTGAACTTGGTATGGCCCCATTTTAAAGCGGGATTGCAGATGTTACTGACAGGTAAAGGTTTCTAA
- a CDS encoding HAD hydrolase-like protein translates to MSMIKSIAFDLDDTLVDTSGLLVPMASQRACEAMIAAGVCVSLEECMTIREELAANLSHTEIFTKIVNQFGTNQPGKAVHDALEEFYNPEVPSVLPLLAGATENLLHLKEQYNLYLVTMGSFDAQIQKIKALGIEKFFKKIYVLNGFIGEKKEAAFLDILAKEGHPPAELLSIGNRLSSEIRDGKRVGAVTCYFAHGEHVGEEAVFPEDNPDYTITQHKDLIKVCGL, encoded by the coding sequence ATGTCCATGATCAAGTCCATCGCATTCGATTTGGATGATACGCTGGTAGACACTTCGGGTCTGCTGGTGCCGATGGCTTCGCAACGCGCCTGTGAGGCGATGATTGCAGCGGGCGTCTGCGTTTCTTTGGAAGAGTGCATGACCATTCGCGAAGAACTTGCTGCCAACCTTTCACACACTGAAATTTTCACAAAAATAGTTAATCAATTCGGGACCAATCAACCTGGCAAAGCCGTCCATGATGCTTTGGAGGAGTTCTACAATCCCGAAGTTCCATCGGTTCTGCCACTACTGGCTGGAGCAACTGAAAACCTGTTGCACCTGAAAGAGCAATACAATCTTTATTTGGTGACGATGGGATCCTTCGATGCCCAGATTCAGAAAATCAAAGCACTGGGTATTGAAAAATTCTTTAAGAAAATATACGTCCTGAATGGTTTTATCGGAGAGAAAAAAGAAGCCGCATTTCTGGACATCCTGGCAAAAGAGGGCCACCCGCCCGCAGAATTGTTGAGCATAGGCAATCGCCTCTCCAGCGAGATCCGCGACGGAAAACGTGTCGGTGCCGTGACTTGCTATTTTGCCCATGGCGAACATGTCGGCGAAGAAGCCGTATTCCCTGAAGACAATCCTGACTACACAATCACGCAGCACAAGGATCTGATCAAAGTATGCGGACTTTAA